The Methanothrix soehngenii GP6 genome has a window encoding:
- a CDS encoding flavodoxin family protein produces the protein MDILAINGSPHMNEGNTAKILNPFLEGLKEAGANVELIYSWKLNIEPCSGDMSCWFVNPGTCAKDDDMKTILPKIKNADVIVWASPVYYSGITGPLKTLMDRQLPAYVMGQPRSKMQKAVLVSTCSAWEISMFDPLLVQMKAIYDNPQDGCEFAGALLRPMAEGMNEMIKAGETALIEGIFKAAKQAGHQLIKDGRISEDMEKAVSRELMPRDAYYRAAQEMIEQMRTSQ, from the coding sequence ATGGACATCCTGGCCATAAACGGAAGCCCTCACATGAACGAGGGAAATACGGCGAAGATCTTGAATCCATTCCTGGAAGGCTTGAAGGAAGCGGGAGCAAATGTTGAGCTGATCTATTCCTGGAAGCTGAACATAGAGCCCTGCAGCGGAGACATGAGCTGCTGGTTTGTGAATCCCGGCACCTGCGCCAAAGACGATGACATGAAGACCATCCTCCCAAAGATCAAAAATGCAGATGTCATCGTCTGGGCCAGTCCGGTCTATTATTCGGGAATTACCGGCCCTCTTAAGACTCTGATGGACAGACAGCTACCGGCCTATGTGATGGGCCAACCCAGATCAAAGATGCAAAAAGCGGTTCTCGTCTCCACCTGCTCCGCCTGGGAGATTTCCATGTTCGATCCGCTTCTTGTGCAGATGAAGGCCATCTACGACAACCCACAAGATGGCTGCGAGTTTGCCGGCGCGCTTCTCAGGCCCATGGCAGAGGGCATGAATGAAATGATAAAAGCCGGTGAGACAGCACTGATCGAAGGCATCTTCAAGGCAGCAAAGCAGGCTGGCCACCAGCTGATAAAAGACGGCAGGATCTCAGAGGATATGGAGAAGGCGGTGAGCAGAGAGCTGATGCCCAGGGATGCTTACTACAGAGCTGCTCAAGAGATGATCGAACAGATGAGGACCAGCCAATAG
- a CDS encoding NYN domain-containing protein has translation MDLDVNSLADRAAVFIDGAYLTKILDVDFGKPKIDLARFSDILCGNYERLRTYYYNCMPYQSCPSTDEESRRFASMDKFVYTLRKLPRFEVKLGRLGRVGGEFVQKRVDIALAADLVRLSCGRMIGKAVIVTGDSDFLPAIEAAKDAGVLVTLFYSESSIHDELLSAVDERTPIDQDLIDLVAR, from the coding sequence ATGGACTTGGATGTGAACAGTTTGGCTGATCGTGCAGCAGTCTTCATCGATGGTGCGTATCTGACTAAGATTTTGGATGTTGATTTCGGGAAGCCGAAGATCGACCTCGCCCGTTTTTCTGACATTCTTTGTGGCAACTATGAGCGTCTTCGGACCTATTATTATAATTGCATGCCTTACCAGAGCTGTCCCTCCACTGACGAGGAGAGCCGCAGGTTTGCCTCCATGGACAAGTTCGTCTATACTCTGCGAAAGCTCCCCAGATTCGAGGTTAAGCTGGGGCGGCTGGGCCGGGTGGGAGGAGAGTTTGTGCAAAAGAGGGTGGACATCGCCCTGGCCGCGGACCTGGTCCGGCTGAGCTGCGGGCGGATGATCGGAAAAGCGGTTATCGTCACTGGGGACAGCGATTTTCTCCCCGCCATCGAGGCGGCAAAGGATGCAGGCGTCCTGGTGACCCTATTTTACTCAGAGAGCTCTATTCACGATGAGCTCCTGTCCGCAGTGGACGAGAGAACTCCCATCGATCAGGATCTGATAGATCTGGTGGCTCGATAG
- the cas4a gene encoding type I-A CRISPR-associated protein Cas4/Csa1: MYFFSEEERKYLLKKLIPSTRERGIAEDLRGWNWHCSELSPPHDILMPVWEVSDRYCETGRDTYLRHVQKVSVPASEEMVAGRIYHQAMAELYPTAKRLIYKEGMSICAELPGILMERLDDAIVEANEQLSQTKFSPSAEAGQSVSDNLRKLWSFEVSRIVSSIFAYLAKYKYLSDDSLINHALPFVVEHKLDGKYLGLSRNLSADAINMGGMLICDLKTGQKRDFHRLSATGYALVYESLYEVPINIGCTVYLSFPKNHPTPHIERDFFIISDEVRQWFIEERDSKQDLIFYERDPGRCPNPGSCRYREFCF; this comes from the coding sequence ATGTATTTCTTTTCCGAAGAAGAACGCAAATATCTCTTAAAAAAGCTTATTCCGAGCACACGAGAGAGAGGAATAGCAGAGGACCTCAGGGGCTGGAACTGGCACTGCTCTGAGCTATCGCCGCCACATGATATACTGATGCCCGTCTGGGAGGTCTCTGACAGGTACTGCGAGACCGGTCGGGACACTTATCTGAGACATGTGCAGAAGGTCAGCGTCCCGGCCAGCGAGGAGATGGTGGCAGGGCGCATCTACCATCAGGCTATGGCAGAGCTTTATCCCACTGCCAAGAGGCTCATCTACAAAGAAGGCATGAGCATCTGTGCCGAGCTGCCAGGTATCTTGATGGAACGGCTTGATGACGCCATAGTTGAAGCTAATGAGCAGCTCTCGCAAACAAAATTCTCACCCTCTGCAGAGGCCGGCCAAAGCGTCAGCGATAACCTGAGAAAGCTCTGGTCATTCGAGGTGAGCAGAATAGTTTCTTCCATCTTTGCCTATCTTGCCAAATATAAATACCTCAGCGATGATTCTCTGATCAATCATGCTCTGCCTTTTGTTGTAGAGCACAAGCTCGATGGTAAGTACTTGGGCTTAAGCCGCAACCTCTCTGCTGATGCCATCAATATGGGCGGGATGCTGATATGCGATCTGAAGACCGGGCAGAAGAGGGACTTTCATCGGCTCTCTGCCACCGGCTATGCCTTGGTCTACGAGAGCCTTTATGAGGTTCCCATCAACATCGGCTGCACAGTCTACCTGAGCTTCCCAAAAAATCACCCCACACCTCATATCGAGAGGGATTTCTTCATCATCAGCGATGAGGTCCGTCAGTGGTTCATTGAGGAAAGGGACAGCAAACAAGACCTTATATTTTATGAGCGCGATCCTGGAAGGTGCCCAAATCCAGGAAGCTGCAGGTACAGAGAATTCTGCTTTTAG
- the cas4 gene encoding CRISPR-associated protein Cas4: MITVSDVKQYLYCPKIIYFDHVLHIPKPPDQKLQTGIEMHDSITAKEKRRKGAIFYDPELDQAEKMFRVEMESSTLGLRGVLDYLVRTNREFIPVDYKFGQSHKGSIHLNHKYQLAAYALLVEESFKTIVRRGFIHYSRDQKNVQIDFGDEIRRRTLKMIEKIAQIIEDEIEPAGTRNSARCIDCEYRKYCVGNILPKPHTEK; encoded by the coding sequence ATGATCACAGTAAGCGACGTGAAGCAGTACCTTTACTGTCCAAAGATAATCTACTTCGACCATGTCCTTCACATTCCCAAACCTCCTGACCAGAAGCTGCAAACGGGCATAGAGATGCACGATTCAATCACCGCCAAAGAGAAGCGCCGCAAGGGAGCGATCTTCTACGATCCGGAGCTGGACCAGGCAGAGAAAATGTTCAGGGTGGAAATGGAAAGCAGCACCCTCGGCCTGAGAGGGGTCTTAGACTACCTGGTGAGAACCAACCGGGAATTCATACCTGTAGACTACAAGTTCGGCCAATCCCATAAGGGAAGCATCCACCTGAACCACAAGTATCAGCTTGCCGCCTATGCCCTTCTGGTAGAAGAGAGCTTTAAGACCATCGTCCGACGGGGCTTCATCCATTACAGTAGGGATCAGAAAAATGTGCAGATTGACTTTGGCGATGAGATCCGCAGACGCACTCTGAAGATGATCGAAAAAATAGCTCAGATAATTGAGGATGAGATTGAGCCAGCAGGAACCAGGAATTCCGCTCGATGCATAGACTGCGAATATAGAAAGTACTGTGTTGGAAATATTTTGCCCAAACCACATACAGAGAAATAA
- the cas2 gene encoding CRISPR-associated endonuclease Cas2: MDTIIIYDISDNSLRARVAKVLLDFGCIRIQKSAFWGIMNHNTREKLRLRLERMMHEKEGNIQFYPMCSKCFSLKDSIGEIYEVEEEDVSVF; encoded by the coding sequence GTGGATACCATAATCATCTACGATATCAGTGATAACAGCCTGAGAGCCAGGGTGGCCAAAGTTCTGCTGGACTTCGGCTGCATCCGCATCCAGAAGAGCGCCTTTTGGGGCATCATGAACCACAACACCAGAGAAAAGCTTCGCCTGCGGCTGGAGAGAATGATGCACGAAAAGGAGGGAAACATTCAGTTCTATCCGATGTGCAGCAAATGTTTCTCCCTCAAAGATAGCATCGGCGAGATCTATGAGGTCGAGGAGGAGGACGTGTCCGTCTTTTAG
- the cas1 gene encoding CRISPR-associated endonuclease Cas1: MSRIILSDRGTFLGKSSEQFRITRKDLPDVLVPARGVEQILVLGSGISVSSDAIQMADELGVEVVFASYYGKPMARLIPASLGGTVKTRREQYNAYNDSRGTNLARSFVRGKLKNQASLLKSFAKKWKGERQDLWGEFRNNSNQIEELIPRLNLIKGKVDDVRGEIMGVEGIGAEIYWRTWAKLIPDDWSFPGRDYPAARDQINSLLNFGYYLLEQEVWAAILYAGLDPYAGFLHADRPGKEKLVYDMMEEFRPLVVDRVVVSLAREMRQGHFQDDCRMTKDGIKIASKAFYGRLDERITYREKSQILRNIIRSQASSVATFLRGERPCYEPFTPRW, translated from the coding sequence ATGTCTCGCATCATCCTCTCTGACCGGGGGACATTCTTGGGCAAATCCAGCGAGCAGTTTCGCATCACTAGAAAGGATCTGCCCGATGTGCTCGTGCCTGCTCGGGGAGTGGAGCAGATATTGGTGCTGGGCAGCGGAATCTCTGTCTCCTCCGATGCCATTCAGATGGCAGACGAGCTGGGTGTCGAGGTGGTCTTCGCCAGCTACTATGGCAAGCCCATGGCCAGGCTCATCCCGGCAAGCCTGGGAGGAACAGTGAAGACCAGAAGGGAGCAGTACAATGCCTATAACGACTCCCGCGGAACCAACCTGGCCAGATCCTTCGTCCGCGGCAAATTGAAAAATCAGGCCTCCCTCTTAAAATCATTCGCAAAAAAGTGGAAGGGCGAAAGGCAGGACCTTTGGGGAGAGTTCCGCAATAATTCTAATCAGATAGAGGAGCTCATCCCCAGGCTCAATCTCATAAAAGGGAAGGTGGATGATGTCCGGGGAGAGATCATGGGAGTGGAGGGAATAGGGGCGGAGATCTACTGGAGGACCTGGGCCAAGCTGATCCCAGATGACTGGAGCTTCCCCGGCCGAGACTACCCTGCAGCCAGGGACCAGATCAACTCTCTCTTGAACTTCGGCTACTATCTCCTGGAGCAGGAGGTCTGGGCAGCAATCCTTTATGCAGGACTGGACCCCTACGCCGGCTTTCTTCATGCCGACCGGCCAGGCAAAGAAAAGCTGGTCTACGACATGATGGAGGAGTTCAGGCCCCTGGTGGTGGACAGGGTGGTGGTGAGCCTAGCCAGGGAGATGCGGCAAGGCCACTTTCAGGATGACTGCCGCATGACTAAGGACGGCATAAAGATTGCCTCCAAGGCATTCTATGGCCGACTGGACGAGAGAATAACCTACCGAGAGAAGAGCCAGATCCTGAGAAACATCATCCGTTCTCAGGCATCATCTGTTGCTACCTTCCTCCGCGGAGAGAGGCCATGTTACGAGCCATTCACCCCAAGATGGTGA